One part of the Tunicatimonas pelagia genome encodes these proteins:
- a CDS encoding ISAs1 family transposase yields the protein MELHSIFSEVDDPRRNTLLKRHTLSDILLLSLFATLSGCDTDEEIEEYGKNKEAFLHQFLWLLNGIPSHDTITRVLNAVDTGQFAACLYRHSRYLCEFLEAHHISIDGKVLRATAQAGKRNSGVCVVSAWACEQQLVLGQCKTEQKSNEKTAIPALLDDLDVKGAIVSIDAIANGPAIAKQIVDKQGHYLLSLKNNQKNTFEQMHDYMMSHHAGMRCDKSVDFGSGRIETRTCYVTTCTDLLEETLAWKNIQSVIMVHALRETDTNRQQEYRFYLSDVAESPAYFNQKVREHWSIENQLHWQLDVSFDEDRCRTNTKNGAENRNTLRKLSLQLPRGGRLNRWMINIVSRSDEKKPDGTTTTLPRLYANTALVSAFNLVKVRISIFPGFVYHLFLILSPVLH from the coding sequence ATGGAATTACATAGTATATTTTCAGAGGTAGACGACCCACGCCGCAATACGCTATTGAAGCGACACACGCTGTCAGATATATTGCTGTTAAGCCTGTTTGCTACCTTATCAGGCTGCGATACTGACGAAGAGATCGAAGAGTACGGTAAGAACAAGGAAGCGTTTCTACACCAGTTTCTATGGCTACTTAACGGCATACCCTCTCACGATACGATCACGCGGGTGCTGAATGCTGTAGATACTGGGCAGTTTGCCGCCTGTTTGTATCGTCATTCGCGCTATCTATGCGAGTTTCTGGAAGCTCATCATATCAGTATAGACGGCAAGGTATTGCGCGCTACCGCGCAAGCAGGCAAACGCAACAGCGGGGTGTGCGTAGTGAGTGCCTGGGCTTGCGAGCAGCAGTTGGTCTTGGGACAGTGCAAAACCGAGCAAAAGAGCAATGAAAAGACTGCTATACCGGCACTATTAGATGATTTAGATGTCAAAGGGGCGATTGTAAGTATTGACGCGATTGCCAATGGACCCGCCATTGCTAAGCAGATTGTAGATAAACAGGGGCACTATTTATTGTCTTTGAAAAACAATCAGAAGAACACGTTTGAGCAAATGCACGACTATATGATGAGCCACCATGCAGGTATGCGGTGTGATAAAAGCGTAGACTTTGGTTCCGGACGTATAGAGACACGCACTTGCTATGTAACTACCTGTACTGATCTATTAGAAGAAACGCTAGCCTGGAAGAACATTCAATCTGTTATTATGGTACACGCGCTGCGAGAAACGGATACTAACCGCCAGCAAGAGTATCGCTTCTACCTGAGCGATGTAGCGGAAAGCCCAGCTTACTTCAATCAAAAAGTGCGGGAGCACTGGAGCATAGAGAACCAACTGCATTGGCAGCTAGACGTTAGCTTTGACGAAGACCGCTGTCGCACCAACACCAAGAACGGGGCTGAGAACCGTAACACGCTCAGAAAGCTATCCCTGCAACTACCGCGCGGCGGCCGCTTAAACAGATGGATGATAAACATAGTATCAAGATCAGACGAAAAAAAGCCGGATGGGACAACAACTACCTTACCCAGATTATACGCCAATACTGCGCTGGTTAGTGCGTTCAACCTAGTAAAGGTACGAATTTCCATTTTTCCTGGTTTTGTTTACCATCTTTTTCTTATTCTTTCTCCAGTACTACATTGA